The following is a genomic window from Adhaeribacter radiodurans.
GTCGGTAGGTTTGGCATCTACTATTTGCAACTGGCTTACTACTTATTTGAGCAAGGCGCGCAAGGTAGGAGTAGTAAATCCGGTAATTATCAAGCGCTACATCCAGATGCATCTGGGCAAAGGTAAAAGTGGTAAGAAGGATGCTCAATGGATTCGGCGCTATGGAGAGCAGAATCAAATGACCTCCTGGCAGCCCGAGTAGCCGGTGATCGTCCAATGCCGGCAACTAGAACAAGTTACCGAGCAACTCAATAAGCAAAGAACCATGGTCATTAACTCTCTGGAGGCGCTGGAGCAACAACCGGTGGTGAGCAAATTAGCCGTGAAAGGCCTCCAGCAAACCTTAAAAATGCTGAATAAGCAAGTCAAGCAAATCCAGGAAAAGCTACTAGCCACTCTGGAGAATACTTTTAAAAGAGAGATCCAATTACTTTCTTCTATCCCAGGGATTGGTAAAAAGACCGCCGGAATGTTGCTTTTATTTGCCGGCAGGTTCCATAAAATGGATAATTATTGCCAACTGATTGCCAAAGCGGGTTTATCGCCTCGGGAATATACTTCCGGCTCGAGTGTTAGAGGAAAGACGCACATCACCAAAATGGGCGGCAGCTTAATCCGCAGCAAATTGTATGTATGCAGCTTTTCGGCTAAGAAATCCAATGCCGCTTGTAAGGCCCTTTCGAGCGGTTGGTGGCTAAAGGCAAAAATGGCAAACTAGCCTTAATTGCAGTTTGCAATAAGCTCTTGAAACAGGCATTTGCCATTGTTAAATCGGGTATTCCCTACCAGCTTGATTACACTAAAATTATAACCTAAAAACCTTGGCTTTTATCACAGTTCATGTAAAATAGAATTAAATTCTTGAAAGTGGAGGCATCACGTTGTGCCAAATCTGGTATAAAATCAAATAGGTCATATTATTGGTAATCCTGCTAATACCTGTACCTGTAGAAAGTAGGAATTATAAAATAGAGGCAAAAAACACATTAGTTTTTTAATAATGTTAACCGTGGTAACACAATCCGGTACTCTCGATTGTCTTCCTGGCACCACCAAACTACTACTTGCGCTACTTTGCCACTGGCAAATACATACTCTTGGTTTTGATAACAATGTAAGCGCTCCTTAAACCGAGAGGAGAAGAGGATTAAACATTTTCCATCTATCTGATAAAGTCCTCCCTCCAGGTTTCTTCCAGCTTCGAGCTTTTCCCCGGATCGAAGTTTCTTTACTTCTTTTACAATCTCCGGTTGGCGAAAGTATCCGAGTACCACGTCCCCTATGCCTGGTTCCAACTGAATGGTTTTGGGCTCCGGGTAGAAAGGAGCATCATTCTCAATGGTAAGCTGGGGCCCCGCAGCTGGTTAAAGAAGAACTGATCGGTATGAATGCGCATAGATAGCCGGGCCCGGGTAATAGCCACGTACACCACCCTCTTCCGGTCCTCAGATGTGAGCTTGTATTCTTTCAGGAGCAAAAACACGTGGTCAAACTCTTTACCTATGGCCTTGTGCATGGTAGACACTAACACTTTGCTCGTCTCGGGAAAGAAGAAGTCTTCCGCTTTCACTTCCTGCAGGTAAGCCTGCCACTCTGACCAGTATCGCCGCGGACTGCTGCCTTTTTCGTACACCTCGATGACCTGAAGGACCAAGTTCAAATTAATGGAGCTGGCAATCTCGCATTTCACGCGCTCCTTACAAGCTTGCCAGTCCACTTCGGAAATAAAGCCCACTTCTTTTTTGATGCTGGTATGCAGGTAATGGCTAAAGCATTTAAGTTTCAGTAATTGCCGGAGCGAAAAACCCACCTCTTTTAAGATCAGGCGCGCCGGTACATGCTGTTGCCATAGAGCCTGTTGGACCAGTAAGGATTCTTCGTTGGTGTGGGTTAATACCGCTATGGTGCCCGTTAATTTTTGTTTAACCAAGTCATTTACTAATGGTACCACCAGGTAGAATCCGCCGAATGGTTCGTAATCTGGATAGTCCCGTTTTGCTGCTTATGGGCCCGTAAAGGCAAATGGGCTTTCAATCTTTCAGAAGTAATCAAATTCAAAAATTGATTTGAGAAGCTCACCAGGTTAGCGCCAGCCCGGTAGTTTTTACTCTAAAAATAAGCTTTCGCTTGCCATTCCCGCTGGAAGTTGCGCATAAAAGCCACCGAGGAACCGCGGAACTCGTAAATGTTCTGGTCATCATCCCCCACGACAATTACCCGCACCTCGCCAGCTAACGCGGTAATTGTTTGCAAGAACTCATAGTAGAGCAGGTTGGTGCCGCCTTTGCGGACTTTCTCGATCGCATCGCCTCTTTCTAGGGGTGACAATAAACCGTTGATGTAAACGGCATTCGTAATATCAAACCGGTAGGCCAACACATCGACCTGATCTTTCATTAAAGCTTGCAGGGGGGAGATGATCACGGTTAATCCCCGGTAAGCTTCCCCGCGCATCAAGGGGGGTAGTTGAAAGGTCAAGGATTTACCTCCTCCCGTTGGGAAGATAGCTAGCAAGGATTCGCCCCGTAAAGCCGGTTCTACTACTAATTGCTGTAAGGGCGTTTCTTACTTTGGGATCAAACTTCCGGAATTCAGGATAACCAAAGTACCGCTGTAAGCTGGCAACTGGGAAATTATACGTGGTGCAGTAAGTACAATCCGGTTTATTACAGACATTGGCCCGCAGCTGGTGCAGGACTTCGGGTAAATCACGATATTTAAAAAGCAACCAGGGCGGAATGATCAAATTGGGATCAGGGGCTTGCAGCAAGGATAAGCCATAAGCTAATTGTACAGGTCTTTCTCTAATCAGCCCTATTAAGTCCGCGTTGGCACAAATCTTCCCTTGGTAGTACCTTACCATTAAACCAATCAAATAAGCCGGCTCGGACCGCAGTAAAGAATGTTCGGAAAAAGTTTAAAGAAGGCCTCGAAGTATTGTTCGGTACCTAGCAATCCCGAGTAGATATCCAATAAGTCCAGGGGCAAAAGCTGCCAGGCTTCGACGCTTTCCTCGAGTACTTCTTTGGCCAGCTGGGAATCTGTTACCGGATTGTTAAGATGGTCCCCTAATAATTGGTAATCCTTCACTAACCGGTGATTAGGCCGGTTGGGGAAGAAGAGTGGGGATAGGTAGAGCGTGTCAATAAACTCTTTATTCAGGAAGGTTGTGCCAATACCCGCTTTTTCTAAGTAAGGAAGATCCTGGGCAAAGATATTGTGCCCGCACAGGTAAGCTGCCTCGTGCGTGAACAATTCAAAATCACGAATAGACGTACCGTGGCAGGTTTGCCCCTGATAAAGCGCACCGATGCTGCTGATCCTTATTTTAGGCACAGCAATTTCCAAATTGAATAAAGCAATGCCTGTTCAAATTGCCAAGTTCTTAGTTCTATTAAGAGTATGTTTAAAAATTATAGGAGGATAAAATAGAAGAACAAAAAAAAAGCAGTAGCCGAGTAACTATGAGTGTCTAAATCCTAGTTACGATATCAAAGAAGAAACGGAAGTTTAAACGCTAGCGCAATGGCAATATATAAAAGAGATAGTAGATAATGGCCGCAAAAGGAAGCATAATTTAGATTTGGTAGTCAATGCTATTTTGCGTCTTACCAGTACTGGTATGCAATGGCGTAATCTGGAGTCCACTTATCCACCGTTGGAGTTGGTTTATTACTACTTCCGTAAATGGCAAGCCGATGGCACCTGGTCGAAAGTATTACCCGGGTTAGTAGTAAAAGAACGCAAAAGGCAGGGACGGCAAAAGTAAGTCAGAGTGGCAGCCGTAGATAGTCAAAGCGTGAAGAAAGGCAGTCTTATTTCCCTGGTTACCGGTGTGGATGGGGCTAAGTTAGTGAATGGGCGCAAGCGGCATGTAGCTGTTGATACGTTAGGTTTACCGCTGGCGCTACTTGTTTCTTCGGCTCAGGTGCAGGATGGGCAAGCGGGTATAGAACTGCTCTGGCAATTAGAGCAGGCTTCCGACCAGGTCCAGTTAATTAGAGCTGATCATGCCTACAGCGGCTACTTTAAAGATTGTGCTGATTTATCCAACTGGCAGGTAGCTATAAGTCAAAGGCCGGAAACTCAGAAAGGGTTTGTGCCTCAGAAAGGTAGATGGCAGGTAGAAAGAAGCTTTGCCTGGTTCCACTTCTTTCGTCGCTTGAGCAAAGATTATGAGAAAACAACACGTTCTTCCCTGTGCTTTATGCAAGTAGCTTTTATTCATATTATTCTTGCAAGATTACCATCTTGAATTTTTAAACATACTCTAAGCTCTATTTACAAAGCTCTTTTTATGCGGATTATTTTCAAATTTTCAAAGGTCTAACTTTTCAAAGTATAGTATTTACTTTCATACAAGTTGTATCATGTTTAAAATAAAGGTTTGGGCCAGTTTATTTAATATGAAATTTGTTACAAGAAAAGCTAATTATTTAGGATTGAGGAAAATCCGGATGCGCTTTAATGTTTTCTATTTGCTTTTGATGTCGTTCCAAATGAAAGCGTAAGAATTCCAGGCGTTGGTAGACGTTCAAGGGACCTGAAATAATATGCGGATAAATTACTATTTCTGGGTTCAAGCCCTCCAAGGCACTAGATAACAATTGTAATAAGTTTTGGTTATTTAAAAGGGAAGCCCTCCAGTAATCAATGGGTCCACCCCAACTAGGTTTAGCATTTTCCGGAACGATTTCTTTTTCCCGCCAAGTCTTTTGGATAATCTGCTCGATAGATAGGCCTTGATGGATTGCTTCCCCCATCCAAACGGGCTGTTTGTTTTTAATCCCCGCAATCGCCTTCCAAATCCCATTAATACCACCCAGCTCTGCCCAAACCATATGCTCTACAATCTCCGTAATACACCAATTCTCTGAGGAAGGTTTAAAAATTACCTGTTCATCGGTGAGAGGAGAAGTGGTAGCTAAGAAATGAAGGCGAGCATCTTGAACGTTTTGAATTAAATCTTTTAGCTTCACAAGTAAAAAGAGAGGACTAGTGCCCTGATTTTAGTTTACCAGAATAAATTAAAGCTTATTTTTTATAAGTGCAATTATATCAAATTAGGTTATCACTACTCGGGAAAATGTTTGTTCCTTGCAATAGATACCCTAAGTTGTTTCCTGACCAGAAATATCAATTCGCTCGCTTCGTTTCTTCCTCCGAGCCCATTAGGCGCTGGCGACTGCCCTTAAGTTGCTGATTACCGAAGGTATAGGTCAAGTTGAGCATGGCAATGCGGGTATCCATAGAATAACCCGTGATGGTAGAAAAGTCAGGAACCTGAATTCTATTTTCAAACCGGTTAGTGTGAAACACATCTTGCAGACTAAACTTTGCTTTCCAACTAGAACCGAGTGATTTTTGCAAACCAACATCCAAACTTCCTAGCCATGGCCTACGAGCCATAGCAATGGTAGTAGGGGTATTCAGCCAGCCAGTTATCTCCGCCGTAAATCCATTGCCCAACATGATGGCGTTTGAAGCATTTAGCCGGGCGGAAATCTGTTGAACCGTAAGGGGAGTGCTCAGGTAAACGTATTGAAATTGACTGAAAACACCCAGCAGGGTAGCTTGTATTGTCCAGCCCTTCATTACCGTTAGCGGAAAACTCATCGTCAGATT
Proteins encoded in this region:
- a CDS encoding PolC-type DNA polymerase III domain-containing protein — encoded protein: MPKIRISSIGALYQGQTCHGTSIRDFELFTHEAAYLCGHNIFAQDLPYLEKAGIGTTFLNKEFIDTLYLSPLFFPNRPNHRLVKDYQLLGDHLNNPVTDSQLAKEVLEESVEAWQLLPLDLLDIYSGLLGTEQYFEAFFKLFPNILYCGPSRLI
- a CDS encoding IS110 family transposase, with amino-acid sequence MIPPAKQKVVGIDVSKDFLAISYLVEEKVQHLEEENTKAGFRQLIKECGTESLYVMEAKPQIHGIRSVGLASTICNWLTTYLSKARKVGVVNPVIIKRYIQMHLGKGKSGKKDAQWIRRYGEQNQMTSWQPE
- a CDS encoding 3'-5' exonuclease, encoding MVPLVNDLVKQKLTGTIAVLTHTNEESLLVQQALWQQHVPARLILKEVGFSLRQLLKLKCFSHYLHTSIKKEVGFISEVDWQACKERVKCEIASSINLNLVLQVIEVYEKGSSPRRYWSEWQAYLQEVKAEDFFFPETSKVLVSTMHKAIGKEFDHVFLLLKEYKLTSEDRKRVVYVAITRARLSMRIHTDQFFFNQLRGPSLPLRMMLLSTRSPKPFSWNQA
- a CDS encoding transposase gives rise to the protein MAAVDSQSVKKGSLISLVTGVDGAKLVNGRKRHVAVDTLGLPLALLVSSAQVQDGQAGIELLWQLEQASDQVQLIRADHAYSGYFKDCADLSNWQVAISQRPETQKGFVPQKGRWQVERSFAWFHFFRRLSKDYEKTTRSSLCFMQVAFIHIILARLPS
- a CDS encoding DinB family protein, encoding MKLKDLIQNVQDARLHFLATTSPLTDEQVIFKPSSENWCITEIVEHMVWAELGGINGIWKAIAGIKNKQPVWMGEAIHQGLSIEQIIQKTWREKEIVPENAKPSWGGPIDYWRASLLNNQNLLQLLSSALEGLNPEIVIYPHIISGPLNVYQRLEFLRFHLERHQKQIENIKAHPDFPQS
- a CDS encoding transposase is translated as MVINSLEALEQQPVVSKLAVKGLQQTLKMLNKQVKQIQEKLLATLENTFKREIQLLSSIPGIGKKTAGMLLLFAGRFHKMDNYCQLIAKAGLSPREYTSGSSVRGKTHITKMGGSLIRSKLYVCSFSAKKSNAACKALSSGWWLKAKMAN